A region from the Salminus brasiliensis chromosome 22, fSalBra1.hap2, whole genome shotgun sequence genome encodes:
- the gpx9 gene encoding glutathione peroxidase 9, translating into MAENSVYGFTMESLEGKPVSLGVYRGKVLLVVNLATFUGSTIEEYHRLNALMDAYGGQKFTVIGFPCNQFGLQAPEENHETLDILRCVRPGGGFVPKFPIFSKIEVNGLNEEPLYAYLKESLPSNNPVIGEIKKLYWSPIKVSDIRWNFEKFLITADGMPYRRYDLHCPFEEVEKDLAALL; encoded by the exons ATGGCTGAGAATTCTGTTTATGGCTTTACGATGGAGTCCCTGGAGGGGAAGCCCGTTTCTCTTGGAGTCTACAGGGGGAAGGTGCTGCTTGTTGTCAACCTGGCCACTTTCTGAGGCTCCACTATTGAGGAG TACCACAGGCTGAACGCACTCATGGACGCATATGGTGGTCAGAAGTTTACCGTTATCGGATTTCCGTGTAATCAGTTCGGACTACAGGCACCTG AGGAGAACCACGAGACCTTGGACATACTGCGGTGCGTGAGACCAGGTGGAGGGTTCGTCCCAAAGTTCCCCATATTCAGTAAAATCGAGGTCAATGGGTTGAATGAGGAACCACTGTATGCCTATCTGAAG GAGTCTCTGCCTTCCAACAATCCTGTCATTGGAGAAATCAAGAAGCTCTACTGGTCACCAATCAAAGTCAGCGACATCCGATGGAATTTCGAGAAGTTCCTCATCACTGCGGATGGGATGCCGTACAGACG CTACGACCTCCACTGTCCTTTTGAAGAGGTGGAGAAAGATTTAGCAGCCCTCCTGTAG